In Acidaminococcus fermentans DSM 20731, one genomic interval encodes:
- a CDS encoding pyridoxal phosphate-dependent aminotransferase: MVNEKMYELGSKKSTIRTIFEYGQKRAKEVGAENICDFSLGNPNVPAPDYIKDAVIDIMNELPPQAIHSYTVAPGKPEVRETLAKDINRRFGTHFTGANLFMVGGAAAAITISFKALAEAGDNFIAFAPFFPEYRCFVESTGASLKVVPARTEDFQIDFNAFEKLVDAHTKGVIVNSPNNPSGVVYSEETIKNLAAVLEKKEKEYGHPIFIIADEPYREIVYGDIQVPYIPLYYKNTLVCYSYSKSFSLPGERIGYIVVPNEVADFAKVFGAIAGAARVECHVNAPSLWQLVVARCAGKPSNIAPYERNGQLLYQGLKEAGFTVLKPQGAFYLFPKCLEEDDYAFCERAKKYDLLLVPGTDFGCPGYFRASYCISYDTIKKSLPLFKKLAEEYK; this comes from the coding sequence GGGGCGGAGAACATCTGCGACTTCAGTCTGGGCAACCCCAATGTGCCGGCGCCGGACTATATCAAGGATGCGGTCATCGACATCATGAACGAACTGCCGCCCCAGGCCATCCACAGCTATACGGTGGCTCCCGGGAAACCGGAAGTCCGGGAAACCCTGGCCAAAGACATCAATCGCCGGTTTGGCACCCATTTCACCGGGGCCAACCTGTTCATGGTGGGCGGCGCTGCAGCGGCCATTACCATCTCCTTCAAGGCCCTGGCGGAAGCGGGGGACAACTTCATCGCCTTTGCTCCCTTCTTCCCGGAATACCGGTGCTTTGTGGAATCCACCGGAGCCAGCCTGAAAGTGGTGCCGGCCCGGACGGAAGATTTCCAGATCGATTTCAACGCCTTTGAAAAACTGGTGGATGCCCACACCAAAGGGGTCATCGTCAACTCTCCCAACAACCCCAGCGGGGTGGTGTATTCGGAAGAAACCATCAAAAATCTGGCCGCGGTGCTGGAAAAGAAGGAAAAGGAATACGGCCATCCCATTTTCATCATCGCCGATGAACCCTACCGGGAAATCGTCTATGGGGATATCCAGGTGCCTTACATTCCCCTGTACTACAAAAATACCCTGGTGTGCTATTCCTACAGCAAATCTTTCTCCCTGCCCGGGGAACGGATCGGGTACATCGTGGTGCCCAATGAAGTGGCAGATTTTGCCAAAGTGTTCGGCGCCATTGCCGGGGCTGCCCGGGTGGAATGCCATGTGAATGCTCCGTCCCTGTGGCAGCTGGTGGTGGCCCGGTGCGCCGGGAAACCCTCCAACATAGCGCCCTATGAACGGAACGGCCAGCTGCTGTACCAGGGCCTGAAAGAAGCCGGATTCACCGTGCTGAAGCCCCAGGGGGCCTTCTACCTGTTCCCCAAATGCCTTGAAGAGGACGATTACGCCTTCTGTGAACGGGCCAAAAAGTACGATCTGCTTCTGGTGCCGGGGACGGATTTCGGCTGCCCGGGTTATTTCCGCGCCAGCTACTGCATCAGCTATGATACCATCAAAAAATCCCTGCCCCTGTTCAAGAAACTGGCGGAGGAATACAAATAA
- a CDS encoding M48 family metalloprotease encodes MSALLMIVSFFVNYMLLSLWSPFFLLLAAFLLPPQTIRTLDANPGWQEWLMTVLILVPGLLMQLPFFQRVMIFTSGWKSARGPYQQVLEQALEPVIQRGGLQGETFHLYVNPEKSFNACALGDNNIIVNEPMFQYFTVEELSGILAHEMGHLQKGHTWKLLLLCGMSTANRACFRIYSLFLALLTVLQFIPILGFILVFFCIVMNFILRLGNWLLGWPLTLFNRYCSRQDEYAADAYACQLGLGPELYSGLAKLDSLYHSPQLGFFGKMLSDHPATDDRLERIREQCGM; translated from the coding sequence GTGAGCGCCCTTTTGATGATCGTATCCTTTTTTGTCAACTATATGCTCCTGTCCCTGTGGAGCCCGTTCTTCCTGCTGCTGGCGGCATTCCTGCTGCCGCCCCAGACCATTCGCACCCTGGATGCCAATCCCGGGTGGCAGGAATGGCTGATGACGGTGCTGATCCTGGTACCGGGGCTGCTGATGCAGCTTCCCTTTTTCCAGCGGGTGATGATCTTTACCAGCGGCTGGAAATCCGCCCGGGGACCTTACCAACAGGTGCTGGAACAGGCCCTGGAACCGGTGATCCAACGGGGCGGGCTCCAGGGGGAAACCTTTCACCTGTATGTGAACCCGGAAAAATCCTTCAACGCCTGTGCCCTGGGGGACAACAACATCATTGTCAACGAGCCCATGTTCCAGTATTTTACGGTAGAGGAACTGTCCGGGATCCTGGCCCACGAAATGGGTCACCTGCAGAAAGGGCACACATGGAAGCTGCTGCTGCTCTGTGGCATGTCCACAGCCAACCGGGCCTGCTTCCGGATCTACAGCCTGTTCCTGGCCCTTCTGACGGTGCTCCAGTTCATCCCCATCCTGGGGTTCATCCTGGTGTTCTTCTGTATTGTGATGAACTTCATCCTCCGGTTGGGGAACTGGCTCCTGGGGTGGCCTCTTACCCTGTTCAACCGGTACTGCTCCCGGCAGGATGAATATGCCGCCGATGCCTACGCCTGCCAGCTGGGCCTGGGACCGGAACTGTACAGCGGCCTGGCCAAACTGGACAGCCTGTACCACAGTCCCCAGCTGGGGTTCTTCGGGAAAATGCTCTCCGACCATCCTGCCACCGATGACAGGCTGGAACGGATAAGAGAGCAGTGCGGAATGTGA